The genomic stretch CAGCAGAAGGAGATATATTAAAAATAGGGGGAAAAGTACCAGAAATGCCAGGATTTGACCTTACAGGCTTATTTGTTGGCTCAGAAGGCACTTTAGGCATCGCCACAGAAATAACCTTAAAAATTCTTAAAATCCCTGATGCTATCTGTGTTGTTTTGGCAGATTTTAACAGTATTGAAGAAGCAGGAAGTGCTGTTGCAGAGATTATTCGAGCTGGTATTATTCCCGCAGGTATGGAGATGATGGATAATTTTAGTATTAATGCAGTAGAAGATGTGGTGGCGACTGATTGTTACCCCCGTGATGCTCAAGCCATTCTCTTAGTAGAGTTAGACGGTTTACAAGTGGAAGTTGATACCAATAAGAAAAAAGTAGATGCTATTTGTCGATCGTGCGGTGCAAGAAGTGTTACTTCAGCTAATGATGAGCTTACCCGTTTAAAATTGTGGAAGGGAAGAAAAGCCGCTTTTGCCGCTATGGGTAAAATTAGCCCTAATTATTTTGTACAGGATGGTGTTGTACCTCGATCAAAACTATCTCAGGTATTAGGGGAAATAAATGCTTTAGGGGAACAATATGGCTATCGTATCGCTAATGTTTTTCATGCAGGAGATGGTAACTTACACCCCTTGATTTTATATAACAATGCGATCGAAGGTTCATTTACAAAAGTAGAGGAGTTAGGAGGAGAAATTCTCAAACTATGCGTCAGAGTGGGCGGTAGTATTTCAGGAGAACACGGTATCGGTAGCGACAAAAAGTGTTATATGAGAGATATGTTTACAGAAACAGACTTAGAAACTATGCAGTATGTAAGAGCAAGTTTTAATCCGAAAGGGTTAGCAAATCCTGACAAAATTTTCCCAACTCCTCGCACTTGTGGAGAATCAGCTAATGCAAAAATCTCAGAATACAAAACGGTACAGGCATTTTAATTATTTGTATTGACAACATAAGCCATACACTTTTTGATTTATTTGTCAATGCGTAAGTTCTAAATTTGTCTTAAATATTTAATGAGTCTATTCTTTCGGAATCTGCTTGCCAGTGCGAACTTTAAAGTTGTAAATTAAATTTGATTTAATGATGAAATTATCAACTTTCCTTGTCGTAAAATGTCCCAAGTTTTTCCCGTCCATTTTATAACAGTAGAAGCAACTCCCGAATTTTGA from Geminocystis sp. NIES-3709 encodes the following:
- the glcD gene encoding glycolate oxidase subunit GlcD, translated to MFFTSTRNKWQSIIKELEEILGKNGVVKRKEELLTYECDGLTEYRQRPALVTLPKTTEQVAQVVKICNKYETPWVARGAGTGLSGGALPVEDCILIVTARMREILDIDYDNQRIVVQPGIINNWVTQAVSGKGFYYAPDPSSQIICSIGGNVAENSGGVHCLKYGTTTNHVLGLTIVTAEGDILKIGGKVPEMPGFDLTGLFVGSEGTLGIATEITLKILKIPDAICVVLADFNSIEEAGSAVAEIIRAGIIPAGMEMMDNFSINAVEDVVATDCYPRDAQAILLVELDGLQVEVDTNKKKVDAICRSCGARSVTSANDELTRLKLWKGRKAAFAAMGKISPNYFVQDGVVPRSKLSQVLGEINALGEQYGYRIANVFHAGDGNLHPLILYNNAIEGSFTKVEELGGEILKLCVRVGGSISGEHGIGSDKKCYMRDMFTETDLETMQYVRASFNPKGLANPDKIFPTPRTCGESANAKISEYKTVQAF